From the Bacillus rossius redtenbacheri isolate Brsri chromosome 12, Brsri_v3, whole genome shotgun sequence genome, the window AATTACACATATCAAGTATGTACACTCAATTGTACGCAAGCAAGTATACACATGCAAACATGCACGTGTCATTgcgtcatattttgacgaggccgatagtttcagcatttttcagtgataaagtaggATCCCGTGGCTTAGTTTTCTACGTTTTGGCCACGTATGTCTGTTTAATATaaatcaagatggtggcttccccttgcaaatatgaatctaccTGGTGTATATTGAATAGAATCCACAAGGAAGATTATTCAATGACCACAGAGACAATTAACACGCAATGAAGTTTTTCAAGAGGTTTTTCTATAacatattatgtatatattttttcatttcatatACATCTGAAGTAATTTTcatttgcaaaatattaaaagaacGTAAATTTGTAACATATacttcgtgtatattaaattaaactgtttGTCATATTTATTATTCTTCAATTGGCCCATTAGGCGCCTTACAGCTAATCAGTTAAGTAGGTCAAagtttatacagctacgatttgtttcgCTATCCAGTTGCCAACCAGTTGACTTGATCTCGAAGACAGAGACACGCTCTCGTGGTGTAGAGCTGTAGGGCAGTGGCAAATAAAGTGTTACAACCCTGCTAGGAGGCAAGGCCGCGACACCTGCCAGGTACCTGAGTGGGCCTTCCAGTGAGTCAGGCTGCGACCCCGCACaagcgctgacgtcacgcatgccacgcatgccacgcatgccacgcatgccacgcgtgcccagccggattacaagggtctggctaaccatccccctccgctccccgctcaCCCACGCCTCGGACTATTGTCACTGACACTTTTAGCGGTTTGGGAATTCTGCGGACCTACAGAGGGAGAACGTGACTTGGGGGCcgttctcgatgtttcgggcgtcgggtcggctcgggatgacgcgactcgtcacggccgctctcgGCAGTTTGAGAAGGACgccacaggtatataagcgacgaaTGCCGTTCTCCGCGAGAGTttcgagagttcggagagtttcgcgtgtgaagggaagtgcgacatcggcgaacagggtgagagaccccctcgagaacggcgcgacgaggagcgacgggtccgtgagagtgcgactgagtggcgccaGGCTGTGTTTGTAAGGaaaggcgcgaggtaaggggcgaaccactgttgaactTAGCTCCAGTGAGGATTGCGAACTATGACTtgcgaataaatatttttaagtgcgtgtgattggtgatcagacatttttaagtaaaaatttttattagtaaagtaaatattagtaattaataaaactgtaataaaactttattgggctatccctttaGAACCCACTTCTCCCCACATTAGCTCATAAGAATATCGTAAAAGGGACAAAGTGGGGCACTGGTAAGGAATACGCGAGACAAGTGTTGTCAGCGAACCTGGTGGCGAGGAGTATACCTAAGTTTTTAAGTAGTGAAACTATTCACCGTACTGGAATCTAGTGGCGTGGATATTGAAATCGCTATCGAGCAATGCAGTAAGGTGTCTCGTGCTCCACCAGTGCTGATTGgccaatttttgaaatattgtccTATTACAATATTAGCTGTCACTCGGATGCATGACGATAAGCACGACACACATTCATTTTATCGTGTAGGTGTGTGTTagtgaacatgaaaataattcactaagtatcagtaatttttttttggcagccCTATATACCAAAATCGCTGTGTCCCAAAACAGCGAGACACATAAACACGTAGTTTCAAAGTCAAGATTACCTTATGTAGGCAGTATGTATGACATAGTAGACTGAATTTTTAACTTGTTCAGCAAACAAAGGGATAATATTTTACAGCGAGTATGAATGCATGCATAGGTGATATAGACTTGTGATACTCATAAAGTGGCTGGTACGCACTGATATGGGTCGACAGGGCGATGCGTAAGCAAGAACATAACCAGACTAGATTTCTTCCGAGGCAACAACTTACCTTGGCGGCCCACCtctatatttttgacgtgacaaagtctaataaatcgatgaacgccggctgcacgcacgaaaaagtgtcccgttactcacattgtcccgttacgctgtcggcgagtgcattaataatattttatgttacaattgactaaaaaattatggtgattcatataattgatgatagatatttgattacagtatatttaaatgaaaacttgtttataattattatatttcaactttatagctaaacgccaatatttaaaattaattacaattcatctacacgtgaactgtttcgtcgactgtttataaagtgaagtgaaaaattaatgtggtttccattgcttattacaacaacaattctggcaataaaggttaattattcttgcattataaaaaatctgattactattataatttcaagtatttattctatttttattattaaaacaaaaatgattcaattttatacataagagtatgcaatcatttcatcaatgttttgttatgacgttgtcacgttgaactatcgtccgtaaaccgactctacagagaaccaatttttttttttaaaccaacgtGCCGAAACACAACACTTCACGACAACAACACTTCGCGTGTACACCGTGTCTCTCCAGTGCAGCACCTCACCTGGGTGCCTCGTATCTGCAGCACCAGCTCGTGGTTGCGGCGCGCCCCCTGCAGCGCCCCGCCGAGCACGCGCCTCAGCCGCTCGCCGCGCACGTCCACGTGCCGCAGCCGCGGGCACGCGAAGGCCCCGGCCAGCTGGTCGTCCAGCTCGTGCTCCTGCACGTGCACGGTGAGGCGCCGCAGCGCCCTCGCGCCGCCCAGCGCCGCGCCCAGGCGCGACCTGCGGGCAGCACGGTCCTCCTGCTACACACGGTCCTCCTGCTACAATATATGTGAGCAGCACGGTCCTCCTGCTACAATATATGTGAGCAGCACGGTCCTCCTGCTCCAAAATATGTGAGCAGCACGGTCTTCCTGCTGCAATATATGTGAGCAGCACGGTCCTCCTGCTGCAATATATGTGAGCAGCACGGTCCTCCTGCTACAATATATGTGAGCAGCACGGTCCTCCTGCTACAATATATGTGAGCAGCACGGTCCTCCTGCTGCAATATATGTGAGCAGCACGGTCCTCCTGCTACAATATATGTGAGCAGCACGGTCCTCCTGCTGCAATATATGTGAGCAGCACGGTCCTCCTGCTCCAAAATATGTGAGCAGCACGGTCCTCCTGCTACAATATATGTGAGCAGCACGGTCCTCGTGCTGCAAAATCTCACACACTttgctctgaatttttttttttttcgacatgaGTTTCCGACAGGAATGTTAATGTATTTATTCTCGCATGGCATCTGGTTAAGGATGCAATAGAAGAAGGCTTAAGATTTGccagtaaactaaaaaaaagtctaGTGTGAAGcacattatttattacaaaaaaactttcaattcACAAACATAAGCACTTGGTAACGTTTTTAGTGGAAGACTGGACACAGTCGTTCAATAGTTATTCCACTCCTCTGGCGGAAATAGTGaaaaatgaataaaatcaatTATCAATAACccgattatattttatttacaattattttgacCTCGGTCAAAATTAGCTCACTAATTTATCTCACTAAgggatttttaaattatttatatttgttttattttggttgGGTGTCAATTCCGCTAAGGATTCTATGCCGttttaaacattcaaaatatgAAAGCTATAGAGATGCTATAGAGATGTAGTAAACGTATCTTAGCAGAGCAGACATTGCTCGTGGTCTTCACGAATGACTAACCCGATGATGACGTAATGAACTTTGGTGGGGAGCGTTGAATTGAATGTCAGTGGTAACTGTAACTCCGAATGTAGAAGACCGATTTACGtgattgatatttttaatgtgttcgtAAGTGAGGACTTAGCTGTGCTAGTTgaagtggaataactataaagttactaactttggttttggagccattaagcGCCAAATTCCTAAGcgaaaacaggtttttttttgagaaaagaaagaaaaaagcgaTATCGCCAGAgcagaaacaattaaaaatgctATCATGTGAAACTCTCATGTGATAGCTTCCCGTAGTTCGGCCAAATTGCGTATGTGATGTTGATACGCGTTGTCCTTTAAAACAGCCCATAAGAAAACACGTCAGGTGGTGTCAAATCTGGAGATCGAGCTGGCCACCCCACGCAGACCGAACCAGTGGTTCGGCAATGTTTCGTTCAACCACTCTGCCACTGGTATGGCATGGTGTGGCATGGTGTGGCGGTGCTCCATCTTTCTGCCACCACATGTCATTAATGTCCGGTGGTCGTGCAGGAAGCAAAGGACTAACCGTGTCTGTAAGCAATTTAAGGTAATTTTCTCCAGAAACGGTATCATGGAAAAAGAATGGGCCAATCAACCCATCACAAGAGACACCACCCCAAACCATGACACCTGGATTTTTGACACCCATACTGATGTTTACACCAGGATTTTCTTCCATCCAGTGCACGCAGTTGTTTTGGTTAACACTTCCCGAAACATCAAAGTCTGCCACATCTGACCACATGATGTGTTTTTTCCAAACCTGGACTTTCCTTCAGCATtcccagcaatttttttttgcaaactccAAGCGCCTATACGGGCATCGTCGTTAAGATAATTTATCAAACGAGGATGATATGGCTTTAAGTTCTgatgtttaattattttctgcaGTGTTGTGCGTGATATGTTCAAATCTCTGGACATACGCCTTTTGAGATTTCTGCTTCCCAGAGGGGACGAGTTAACAGCTTCCAACACACGAGCTCTATCATCGGTATGCATACTCCGGGGCCTACCGGCTCCCTTCGCCTGCAAAACACTACCAGTAGCGTCAGATTTATTGTTTGTCCTTACGAGTGTTAACACAGAGGGGCCATTTCCTACAAACTCGACTGCCATCCTCCGTATCACCTCTTCTACGTGATTGTTTGTTGCAGAATACAAACGCACACAACGCACGTGTTGTTCCAGAGACAACCGCTCCGCCGTCCTGTATGGCATACACAAACGGTTCTAAGTCCATTGAACGTTATACCCACTCTCAGGCCACACAGTGTTGCCAAATCGAAACATTTTGTACAGAATTACAAATAATACGGTAAGTCAAACATCATATACATAATTATGGGCCaccatgcatatatatatttatgatttactttttaattcaatttcatctctattattttactaaattaaataatcgttttatttattaagcatatattttcaaaacatggaaaagataagAGAATcatcaacaatttgactttatttggttttatcatgttttttttttttttttttttgcgcctttaatactggaaagttattcaggaaatGGGTTACAAATAACTCcaacaattggaggtactggggcaacaaaacgcataaatgcccgggtaagaatcccaacccagtattactgcgaacactattttgtagtgatacagtgttTTTCGTGTTaatgtacaaacttacaaatacctgtaattttacataaaaatatctgttccactttcaaacaaaaatttacagtgtagaaAGAAAGACACTAATGAGCATTGGTCATCTTCAAGACAACATTACGGAAGTGTACCTGTGATATGTGAAATTTGAGATATAACCCGCAGAAAACagaaaacactgtactgaaaatGAAATCTGACAAAACTTATAGcgaacctatatatatatacacatatacatacacacacctatccctcacttagcacgactaattcgttcctaaaaatgatCGTGTTATTCGAAGTTGCGTATtatgaagcattagtttccataaatagcaaggctagtttatttaatgtgttccaaacagttgtaggaaaatatactttacgtaatgtaaatgcgttgaataacattcaactataaatatgtcacaccatttatctttatatgccacccatcacactttgtatgacaaatacgacaccgcctaacgggagatacgtggttatgtatactttatcgtcagtcggctggctgacttgcccggcCGGGCGTggccttcaactcacgtcgcgcacctttccaaaccatcctttgctgacagtgaaaccgatatcaCTGTCCGgatgattacattttaaatttttcagaaattaaagtgcttattcgcgcatcaccacctggttcacaccgaTCCTGTCAggcaaatgataattttttttttcctttgcaacattgttgttgttgttgtatcgCACAAGTCCAGAGGTGATGAGTGATCGGCCGGACCGACCTGCGCCGGTCCGCGCGCGGCCACGTCTGTATCTGCAGCGACGCCAGCAGCGGCAGCTGCGACAGGGCGTCCGCGTCGAAGCGCTCCACCAGGGGCAGGTCGTACacgccgaggtgctggaggcgTCCCAGCCCCGCCAGGCTCTCCTTCGAGATCACCTGCGCAGCGGAACACGCGGCTCGCAACAGCCCTCAACTCAGAACCCTCCAAACAAGTCCAAACTGCCGCACGATCATAACTCAAGAACACGTAACCCCGGAACACACAACTTCGAACAACTATATCTTAGAATTATAGAAAAATCTACATACCTATACTGGGGCTTAGTGgaaaaaagttggtaagtccacttttttttatgtgaaaatgagttaacttcacagatgaatTTGTAATggcaatatcttcgccaagaaaacgtttggaaggccaaataatgaatgattgttgacgttttcttctagctttatttcggcaagtccattataacgctattctaggcaagcaaaacaTGGTAAGTGAGGTAACAGTctttttttccagaaattggacttaccgacTTTTCCCACTAAGCCCACGGAATATTAGAActattataacttaaaaaacacaactccgaaacacacaaattagaacaggcataacttaaaaTTCTCTAAAAAAATTCCACGTAAATGAGAAGTTATAAGTATGAACGGtaataacttataaaaacgtTACTCCGAAACACACAACTCTGAGCAGGCATTACCCAGAAACACGTAACTTGGACAAACACGACGCAGAACCACTTGGCCTTAAAAAAACGGCAGTACTTTGAATCAAGCAAATTATAACCGGCATAAATTTAGAGTATTCTATATTTTATATTCATACGTAATTTCTAAGTTAAGACAGTAACTCCCTGGGAAACAGCCGCTCACATTTGGCAGGACATCTCGAGGACCAGTTCATCATCACAAGTTACACGCCTTCAGGAGACTGCTACAGCTCGTCCCTTTAGCAGGAAATCCTCGATCAGAAACATATTTAAAGTCGCACAGGTTGCTACTTGGCTGGAATTATTAAATGGCGATcgttatttttcgcgaaaaaaatttccACAGTGCAACTGTGTGTTTAAAACCTTATAGCattgtctgtgcttcgtgattggctgggtttatttcagttttatttgagTTATGTGTCTACTGCCATCACACACATGTATCcaggaagcaaacacgtcctgaatgacCCTGCCAAATGGCTTCTCTAgcaggcggccgccaattacaaggaaaccatcgctagcgcaggcatacctttttgcagtgtaatgagcgatcagattttttcactaaaaaaatagttttaaaatagtatcattattatatttataaaaaaattataataccttAATATTGAACGGATTAATTAACTCATATTAATGTTAATTAGTAATTAACTATTTATACTAATAATTGtctttacttaatattttttttggacaaacaCTGGTGCATTTTAAATCATGAGTGGGATCCGGACTTGAGGTGATATTAAAGATTTCACAACTATGCTATgctattacacatgtatatttagATTAAGACACTAGAAGTAAATTGTTCTCAAGGCAATACACTTGAAGGTGTTCAGCTGACCTTGATGGGGTTGTCAGAGATGTCCAGATACTTCAAGAGCGGCAGATACGGCCACGCGTCGGACGGGATCTCCCTCATCCTGTTGCCGGTGAGGTGGAGCGTCCTCAGCTTGAGCAGGCCCTCCACGGAGGCGGCCGGCACGTCGACGATGTGGTTCGCGGACAGGTTGAGGCTGACCAGGTTGGGCAGCGGGAGGTGCGGCACCGCCGTCAGCCCCGTGTCGGCCAGGGACAGGCGCCGCAGCCTCTGCACGTAGTGGAACAGCTCCTTGAAGTTGGCCCGCAGGGGGTTGCCGCTCAGGTCCAGCCCGAGCAGGCCCCCCAGGCTCGCGAACACGTTGTCCGGCAGGATGGTGAGCTTGTTGCTGCCCAGGTTCAGCTCCAGCAGGTAGGGCATGTCGGGGAACATGGTGCTGTCCAGGTGCTCCACGGCGTTGTGGGACAGGTCCAGGTACCTCAGGGTCGTGCCGACGTGGTCCAGCGAGTTCGAGGGCATCACCACGAACTCGTTGTTGGACACGTCGAGCTTCTCCAACTCGGTGTTGGCGAACACGTCCGGGGGAAGCGAGCGCACGTGGTTGTGCGACAGGTCGACGATCCTCAGGGCGCGCAGGTTCGAGAACTGGTCCGTTTGCAGCATGTTGATGTGGTTGTGCGAAAGGTCCAGGATTTGCAGCGACTCGATGCCGTGGAAAGCTTGCTTTCGCAAGGACTGGATGTTGTTGTGTTCCAGCGTCAGCACTTCCAAGTTGCTCAGGAACCCAAAGGCTTGACTGCTTAATCTCATGATTAGGTTGTATCCCATATGAAGTCGTCGCAAAGAGTCAGCAAAGCACTGGAGAAAATTCGACGGCACATCCATTACTTTGTTATGGCTCAAGTCAATGACTTTCAAGTAAAAAATTGACGGCACTCTACTTTCGTGAAAAGAAGAGATTTGGTTCCAAGATATGTTGAGCATCATTGGCATAAAGAAATtagtaatattttgaaaactgGTCAATGAAAACACTTTTAGTTCATTATACTGCAGTTCTAGACGTATTAACCTCGGCAAGTCACTAAATGCACTCGGTGCTAACGAATTTAGCCTGTTGTTGGACAGTACTAGCGTTACAAGATTGGGTAAATCGTGAAACGCATTTGAGTTTATAGTCCTGATTCTGTTACCAGTAAGAACAATAGTCTGTAAGCTTTCTAAAGAGGCGAATGTTCCAGAATCCACAGTTTGAAGATGGTTGTAAGATAATCTAATATCTCGTAAATGTTTATGCACAGCACCATTGAACACACTTGATGGGATATAGGCTAGTCTATTGGCCTCCAAATTAATGTACTGCAACTGGCTAAAGCTGTAAAGAGCAGTACTCGAAATTGTTCGGAAATTGTTGTTATCTAAGGCCAGCCATAGTAATGACCTCAAAGGCTTTAAAAAGTCTTCAGGAAATTCTTCCATATAAATACCAAAACTAACTTCTAAACTTTCTAAGCTAATCGAGAGATTAGAAAAAGCTTCCGGATCTACATCATTAAGCATGTTAAAGGACAGACTCAGTTCTCGCAGGACAGGAGTTTCGCGGAAAACGTGCGCTTTTAAAGAACTGATATGGTTATTTCGTAAGAGGAGAGTGTCCAAAGAAATTCCCCAACCCTCGAAGTCCTCTGGTTCGATATCATAGATCTGGTTATAGCCTATATTCAAATGGGACAACTTCCGGCATTCTCTCAGCGCCTCCTTTGGGATCCTCGTCAAATGGTTCCCCGACAGAGACAGGCCTTTCAGGGACCCAGAGAAACCGTTAAATGCGTTCTCTGGGATATCACTTAGGTTATTGGACGGTATGTACAAGTACTTGAGTCTCCTCAGCGTGCTGAGCGCTCTCGGAATCTCTTGGAGGCGATTGTTCTCCAAGTCCAGGAACTCGAGGGTGTGGCCCAGCCCGACGAAGGCGCGGTCGTCGATGTCCCTCAGGCGGTTGGCGGACAGGTAGACGCGGCCCACGTCGAGGCCGCGAAACACCTGCGCGGGCAGGTGCGTTATGTGGTTCATGTCGAGGTTGAGGTCCCGTACGACCAGGGAGCCGTTGAAGGGGTTGGCCGCCAGCCTCTCCAAGGAGTTCTCCCCCAGGTCCAGCTTGTCCAGGCGCTTGGGACGGCGGAACGCGCGCGTCGGGAGGCCGTCGATGTAGTTGCCGCGCAGGTAGAGCCACGCCACGTCCCGGAGCTCGTCCACCGCCTCGAAGGGGAACCTGCCGATGAGGTTCTGCGACGCGCTCAGGGTCTGCAGCGCCGGAGGCAGGGTCCCCGGCTGCAGGTCGGACAGCTTGTTGCCGTCCACGTTGAGCCACGTGACGAGGCGGCACTCCGACAGCGACGCCGGGTAGGACCTCCCCGCGTcgccgttgttgttgttgttgttgttgttgttgccgcCGCCGCCGTTGTTACCTCCGCCGTTGCCGTTGGCCGAACCACCGTCGAGACCGTGCCACTCCCGCCCGGGCAGCTCCGTCAGCTCGTTCTCGCCCAGGAACACGTTGGTGAGGCTGTCCCTGAGGTGGGACCAGCTGCCCTCCGAGGATCCCTCCAACAGAGCTATGTGGTTGCTGCAACAACGTCCAGTCTCACCTTACAAA encodes:
- the LOC134537283 gene encoding chaoptin-like translates to MVVGCWLVPALLAAWLSRPGGAQQVAPCHFNSMCSCKADASPGDVSCVGVPFARLPDLPTQPVAHMDVVSSGLEAVENEALGGAQVESLRLMSNRIQHVGERAFSSMSNKLRSLDLSYNELPEIPFESFQQLLVLEWLNLHSNHIALLEGSSEGSWSHLRDSLTNVFLGENELTELPGREWHGLDGGSANGNGGGNNGGGGNNNNNNNNNGDAGRSYPASLSECRLVTWLNVDGNKLSDLQPGTLPPALQTLSASQNLIGRFPFEAVDELRDVAWLYLRGNYIDGLPTRAFRRPKRLDKLDLGENSLERLAANPFNGSLVVRDLNLDMNHITHLPAQVFRGLDVGRVYLSANRLRDIDDRAFVGLGHTLEFLDLENNRLQEIPRALSTLRRLKYLYIPSNNLSDIPENAFNGFSGSLKGLSLSGNHLTRIPKEALRECRKLSHLNIGYNQIYDIEPEDFEGWGISLDTLLLRNNHISSLKAHVFRETPVLRELSLSFNMLNDVDPEAFSNLSISLESLEVSFGIYMEEFPEDFLKPLRSLLWLALDNNNFRTISSTALYSFSQLQYINLEANRLAYIPSSVFNGAVHKHLRDIRLSYNHLQTVDSGTFASLESLQTIVLTGNRIRTINSNAFHDLPNLVTLVLSNNRLNSLAPSAFSDLPRLIRLELQYNELKVFSLTSFQNITNFFMPMMLNISWNQISSFHESRVPSIFYLKVIDLSHNKVMDVPSNFLQCFADSLRRLHMGYNLIMRLSSQAFGFLSNLEVLTLEHNNIQSLRKQAFHGIESLQILDLSHNHINMLQTDQFSNLRALRIVDLSHNHVRSLPPDVFANTELEKLDVSNNEFVVMPSNSLDHVGTTLRYLDLSHNAVEHLDSTMFPDMPYLLELNLGSNKLTILPDNVFASLGGLLGLDLSGNPLRANFKELFHYVQRLRRLSLADTGLTAVPHLPLPNLVSLNLSANHIVDVPAASVEGLLKLRTLHLTGNRMREIPSDAWPYLPLLKYLDISDNPIKVISKESLAGLGRLQHLGVYDLPLVERFDADALSQLPLLASLQIQTWPRADRRSTRTVLLTYIVAGGPCCSHILEQEDRAAHIYCSRRTVLLTYIVAGGPCCSHILQQEDRAAHIYCSRRTVLLTYIVAGGPCCSHILQQEDRAAHIYCSRKTVLLTYFGAGGPSRLGAALGGARALRRLTVHVQEHELDDQLAGAFACPRLRHVDVRGERLRRVLGGALQGARRNHELVLQIRGTQVSELPPGLFAELEGILHLTLDISDNRFTSLNPSTLYSNGTSWENVGTRLLSVGLRERDYEQWYYGQCDNEQYDHEKCDQSQRDYAQCDYAQCDYAQCDYAQCDYAQCDNAQRDYEQCDCEQGYFEQWRLAAAKLLLLLLDVQQKRIGGCCCWGVQPKRVDCAAVAGRPAKTARLLLLDVQSAVVAGREAGVVSLRLLLLLLLLLLLLLGVKQERLGCGCFWA